A part of Aegilops tauschii subsp. strangulata cultivar AL8/78 chromosome 2, Aet v6.0, whole genome shotgun sequence genomic DNA contains:
- the LOC109743808 gene encoding protein THYLAKOID ASSEMBLY 8, chloroplastic: MLSSSLAFSPHRLTPSSAAVRRSTSSTITMRDRGKNRKPMQRGRYLSTEAIQAVQSLKRATLAGAPAGGAVATDPKLRRLLKADMVAVFRELAAQGEAHLALEVFEEIRKEHWYKPRLFWYVDLITVLASKGLRSEVGKACSYLKREQLEPDTDGFNLLLKTLLDAEFTQLTMDCFRLMKLWDSEPDRITYVTLVKGLESLGEMDLSAKMRLEAESDYGDLWDFFDEEETAET, encoded by the exons ATGCTCTCCTCGTCGCTCGCCTTCTCACCCCACCGCCTAACCCCTTCCTCCGCCGCTGTTCGCCGGAGCACATCTTCCACCATCACGATGCGGGACCGAGGCAAGAACCGGAAGCCGATGCAGCGGGGGCGCTACCTCAGCACCGAGGCCATCCAGGCTGTCCAGTCCCTCAAGCGCGCCACCCTCGCTGGAGCCCCCGCCGGCGGCGCCGTCGCGACGGACCCCAAGCTGCGGCGGCTCCTGAAGGCCGACATGGTCGCCGTCTTCCGCGAGCTCGCTGCGcagggcgaggcccacctggcacTCGAG GTCTTTGAGGAGATTCGAAAGGAGCACTGGTACAAGCCTAGGTTGTTCTGGTATGTTGATCTTATTACAGTGCTTGCCAGCAAAGGTTTGAGGTCCGAGGTTGGCAAAGCCTGTTCGTATCTGAAGAGGGAACAATTGGAACCTGACACGGATGGTTTCAATCTGCTTCTGAAGACACTTCTAGATGCTGAATTCACACAATTAACGATGGACTGCTTCCGTCTTATGAAACTATGGGACAGTGAACCTGACAGGATAACATACGTAACACTGGTCAAGGGTCTTGAATCCCTAGGAGAGATGGATCTATCTGCTAAGATGAGGTTGGAAGCAGAAAGTGACTATGGTGACCTCTGGGACTTCTTTGACGAAGAGGAGACGGCTGAGACTTGA
- the LOC109743812 gene encoding 2-oxoglutarate-dependent dioxygenase DAO, protein MVEIPVVDLRLAGAQQEESARLRDACERLGCFRVSGHGVPRALQAEMKAAVRALFDLPDEAKRRNADIIAGSGYVAPSPANPLYEAFGLLDAADPADVDAFCARLDAPPRARETVKSYAEAMHELIVDVAGKVAASLGLEGHPFQDWPCQFRINRYNYTQDTVGSSGVQIHTDSGFLTVLQEDDCVGGLEVLDPATGEFVRVDPVPGSFLVNIGDVGTAWSNGRLHTVKHRVQCVAAVPRISIAMFLLAPKDDRVCAPEAFVDTQHPRRFKAFNYDDYRKLRLSTGERAGEALARMAA, encoded by the exons ATGGTGGAGATCCCGGTGGTCGACCTGCGGCTCGCCGGCGCGCAGCAGGAGGAGTCGGCGCGGCTGCGGGACGCGTGCGAGCGCCTGGGCTGCTTCCGCGTGTCCGGCCACGGCGTCCCCCGGGCGCTCCAGGCGGAGATGAAGGCCGCCGTGCGCGCGCTCTTCGACCTCCCCGACGAAGCCAAGCGCCGCAACGCCGACATCATCGCCGGCAGCGGCTACGTCGCGCCCAGCCCCGCCAACCCGCTCTACGAGGCCTTCGGCCTCCTGGACGCCGCGGACCCCGCCGACGTCGACGCCTTCTGCGCGCGCCTcgacgcgccgccccgcgccag GGAGACCGTCAAAAGCTACGCCGAGGCGATGCACGAGCTGATCGTGGACGTCGCCGGCAAGGTGGCCGCGAGCCTGGGGCTGGAGGGCCACCCGTTCCAGGACTGGCCGTGCCAGTTCCGCATCAACAGGTACAACTACACGCAGGACACCGTGGGCTCCTCGGGCGTGCAGATCCACACGGACTCCGGCTTCCTCACCGTGCTCCAGGAGGACGACTGCGTCGGCGGCCTCGAGGTGCTGGACCCCGCCACCGGCGAGTTCGTCCGCGTCGACCCCGTCCCCGGCTCCTTCCTCGTCAACATCGGCGACGTCGGCACG GCGTGGAGCAACGGGAGGCTGCACACCGTGAAGCACCGGGTGCAGTGCGTGGCGGCGGTGCCGCGCATCTCGATCGCCATGTTTCTGCTCGCGCCCAAGGACGACAGGGTGTGCGCGCCGGAGGCGTTCGTCGACACGCAGCACCCGCGCCGGTTCAAGGCGTTCAACTATGATGACTACAGGAAGCTCCGGCTGTCCACCGGCGAGCGCGCCGGCGAGGCGCTCGCTCGAATGGCGGCCTGA
- the LOC109743809 gene encoding uncharacterized protein, which yields MPTRYGRDIDVFFVPMYRAIQASLCVNLDLASGSGCSYAYGEITAHHEFYGDFNVLLFQCGEDDMAEVVDGRLPLLRTWAAVPIYLEPLLIIKLNLNVFTNSDHVNDGHAISFQGDLTFYHDQYEKTICNADHGTVEVQIGYR from the coding sequence ATGCCAACAAGATATGGCCGTGATATAGACGTGTTTTTCGTGCCGATGTATCGTGCTATACAGGCCAGCTTGTGTGTCAACCTTGATCTCGCATCTGGCAGTGGCTGTAGCTATGCATATGGCGAAATCACAGCGCACCATGAGTTCTACGGTGACTTTAATGTCCTGCTTTTTCAGTGTGGAGAAGATGATATGGCAGAGGTTGTTGATGGCAGACTTCCATTGTTGCGGACTTGGGCAGCTGTTCCGATATACTTAGAGCCGCTCTTGATAATCAAGCTGAACCTTAATGTTTTTACTAATTCTGACCATGTTAATGACGGTCATGCCATCTCCTTCCAAGGTGATCTTACCTTCTACCATGACCAGTATGAAAAGACAATCTGCAATGCTGACCATGGTACAGTTGAAGTGCAGATTGGGTACCGTTAA